A stretch of the Lactuca sativa cultivar Salinas chromosome 9, Lsat_Salinas_v11, whole genome shotgun sequence genome encodes the following:
- the LOC111918217 gene encoding thioredoxin domain-containing protein PLP3B, translated as MDPDSVKSTLQTLAFGNVMAAAARDYQKEVAAYEKAQTSSSVNEEVDLDDLMDDPELEKLHADRIAALKREAEKRQSLTKKGHGEYREITEGDFLGEVTSSEKVICHFYHREFYRCKIMDKHLKSLATSHLDAKFVKLDAENAPFFVTKLGIKTLPCVILFRKGIAGDRIVGFQDLGGKDDFSTRKLEALLIKKGIIEEKKKDEDEEAEYDESRRRTVRYSGIHDSDSE; from the exons ATGGATCCCGATTCAGTTAAATCGACCCTGCAAACTCTAGCATTTGGAAATGTAATGGCTGCAGCTGCTCGTGATTATCAGAAG gaAGTTGCAGCTTATGAAAAGGCGCAAACATCATCGTCTGTTAATGAGGAGGTTGATCTAGATGATTTGATGGAT GATCCTGAGCTGGAAAAACTGCATGCAGATAGGATTGCAGCTCTTAAG AGAGAAGCTGAAAAGAGACAATCATTAACTAAAAAAGGGCATGGAGAGTATAGGGAGATAACTGAAGGAGACTTTTTGGGTGAGGTCACTTCCAGTGAAAAGGTCATTTGCCATTTCTACCATCGGGAGTTCTATCGCTGCAA GATAATGGACAAGCATTTGAAGTCTCTTGCAACAAGTCATCTTGATGCCAAATTTGTTAAGCTAGATGCAGAG AATGCCCCGTTCTTTGTGACAAAACTAGGAATCAAGACATTGCCATGTGTCATATTGTTCAG aAAAGGAATTGCAGGAGATAGGATTGTTGGGTTTCAAGATCTTGGAGGAAAAGACGATTTCAGCACAAGGAAGTTAGAAGCTTTATTGATCAAGAAag GTATAATTGAGGAGAAGAAAAAAGATGAGGATGAAGAAGCTGAATATGACGAAAGTAGACGTAGGACAGTCAGATACTCTGGAATTCATGATTCCGACTCTGAATGA
- the LOC111918218 gene encoding diphthamide biosynthesis protein 3: MSYDDVEIEDMEWNEELKAFTYPCPCGDLFQITKEDLKIGEEIARCPSCSLYITVIYNMEDFTNQKSKTNIEPAKQQPVAVA, translated from the coding sequence ATGTCCTACGACGACGTGGAGATCGAAGACATGGAATGGAACGAGGAGCTTAAGGCATTCACATATCCGTGTCCTTGTGGAGACTTGTTTCAGATCACAAAAGAGGACTTGAAGATCGGTGAAGAAATCGCTCGGTGCCCTAGTTGCTCTCTTTACATCACTGTCATATACAACATGGAAGACTTCACCAATCAGAAATCTAAAACGAATATCGAACCGGCGAAGCAACAACCTGTAGCTGTCGCTTGA